TCGCAGCAGACGGTGGCTTGGGTTTCCTCGTGCCGGCCCAGCGGCACACCGATCATCGGTGAGGACGCGCCCGAGGAGAACGGCCACAGGCCGCAGACCTGAACAGTGGTGCCGCGGTATTCGGTGACGGAGGAAACGAGCGCGGCCATGCCGCCGCCGCGTCCGGTCCAGCCTCGCGCGCCCGGGCCGGCGTCCCGGGCGGGGCGCTTTTCCGGACGCACCGCGGGTTCCTTTACTGTCTTTGACTTCTTTGCAGTCAAAAGGCGCATGCGGGCCACTAGAGGGCGTCCTTAATCTCGGAGGGCACCATGCTGTGCTTGGGCAGGACCAGTCCCAGGGGCAGGGACGCGGCGAACGCGGTGTCCTGGGATCCGTAGGCCCGGCGCAGCAGCACCCGTGCGGTGCCGGAGGTCTGCTCGATGGCCGCGACAGCGTCAGCGAGGCGTTCCTTATCGGTGACGGTGGCGGTGACGACCATGCCGAAGTTCACCAGGCCCGCGCCCTGGGCTTCCTCCTGGGCGGTCTGCACGGCGGACCGGGCATCGACCAAGGCGCGGGCAGAGGGGCGGGTCCCGGAGGTGATGCGGACGTTGGCGTTGTTCTGGTCCCGTTCGACCACGGCCGCGGCGCGCGCCGAGTCCATCGGGCGGTACAGCAGGGAGATGCGCTTGCGGTCGATGTCCCCGTGCGGGGCCAGCAGGCGGGAGAGCACCGAGGAGTTCACGGAGCCGCGGGGTGCGCCGGTCATCGTCCAAGACGCCGAGAAGGCGCTGTCGTGTCGGTAGTCGTCCCAGCTGGCCTGGGTCGCGGTCGGGCCGACTTCGCCCCAACTCAGGGAGACAGGGGAACCGGCGGCGTGCGCCTCATCAATGATCAGAGCCGCCGGCGGGTCATAAGCGATCCGGACGACCTCGCAGAGTTCCTGCGCGGACATGGGCCGGGCGATGCCTGCACCTGTGGACTGCAGCCGGGCCGAGAGACCCGGAATGCGGGAGGCCAGGTCGCGGGCAACGTCCTCCGGGGTGCGCTTCTTCGAACCCGACCGGAGTGAGGCGTTGAACGTCAGGGAAACCCAGGCCCGCACGGTGGCGGAGCCCTCGGGGTAGGTGTCCACGACCTCGCGCAGGATCGCCTGGGCGAAAGCCGGGGCGTTCGGGTCGATGTTCATCTCGACCTCGTTACGGAGACGGTAGCCGGAGTCGGGCGCCGTTTCGACCGTGGCGGCTGCGGCGTCCAGACCGGCTTCGTCGGCCAGACCGGCGAGCCAGCCGCCCCAGTTCGCCACCCACGCATCGACCTGTTCAGGGTCGACCAAGGACGCGCCATCGGGTTCGGTGGAGAAGATGACGGTGAAGTGATTCGTGGCCGGGACGTGCAGGAGGGCGAACGGGCGCTTGTAGGAGTCGGAGAATTCGTACAACGTGGACTTCGCGGCCAGTCCTGGCAGCTGGTACATGCCCCACTGCGTGACGCCCAGAGGGCCGGAGCGGTAAAGATTGGTGCCCGAGCCTTTGGAGATCCGGAAACTCATCCGGGTCGCGGTGCGGTCAACAACGGACTGGCCATGCTTGTCCTTGACCGTCAGCAGCAGCGCGCTGATCCCGGCAACAGCGAGGACCGCCAGGCCGGGAAGCAGGCCCCAGATAGCGAAGCTCGTGATGCCCAGCAGCAGACCGACCATGACGATGCCGGTGCCGATGGCACCGAGGTTGCCCAGCCCCGCCGAGCGGGGCACGCGCCAGTTGCCGTAGGACGGTTCTTTGTATTCGGTGTTAATTGCTGCCACTGGGGCCCTCCATTGATTCCGATTGGCCGGTTGAGTCCTGTGCGGTTTGTTGGGCGGCCTGGGAAACCCGGGACGCTACTTGTGTTCCTGCTGCCGCGGCC
The window above is part of the Arthrobacter sp. FB24 genome. Proteins encoded here:
- a CDS encoding SCO6880 family protein — its product is MAAINTEYKEPSYGNWRVPRSAGLGNLGAIGTGIVMVGLLLGITSFAIWGLLPGLAVLAVAGISALLLTVKDKHGQSVVDRTATRMSFRISKGSGTNLYRSGPLGVTQWGMYQLPGLAAKSTLYEFSDSYKRPFALLHVPATNHFTVIFSTEPDGASLVDPEQVDAWVANWGGWLAGLADEAGLDAAAATVETAPDSGYRLRNEVEMNIDPNAPAFAQAILREVVDTYPEGSATVRAWVSLTFNASLRSGSKKRTPEDVARDLASRIPGLSARLQSTGAGIARPMSAQELCEVVRIAYDPPAALIIDEAHAAGSPVSLSWGEVGPTATQASWDDYRHDSAFSASWTMTGAPRGSVNSSVLSRLLAPHGDIDRKRISLLYRPMDSARAAAVVERDQNNANVRITSGTRPSARALVDARSAVQTAQEEAQGAGLVNFGMVVTATVTDKERLADAVAAIEQTSGTARVLLRRAYGSQDTAFAASLPLGLVLPKHSMVPSEIKDAL